TCGGCGGGCTGGTGGTGGTGATGATCGGCGGGCTCGTCGGCGCGCTCGCGGGCTCGTTCCCATGGCTGCTCGCCTCGCGCGCGCTGATCGGGATCGGCACGTCCGCGGCGTTCCCGACGTCCATGGCACTCGTGCGGGCACGTGCCGATCGGGCCGGGCTCGCCGCGCCGACCCGGGTGATCGGACTCCTGTCCATCGCCGCCCAGGTCGCGCTCGTGGCCGGGCTTCCCCTCGGCGGTCTGCTGACCAGCGCTCTCGGCTGGCGGTCGCTCCTCGCCATGAACCTCCCGCTCGCGCTGATCGCCCTCGTCGCGGTGGCGCGCGGGGTCGAACGCGACCCCGCCATCGGGCGGCACACCGTGCGGGAGATGCTCACGGCGCTCGACGCGACGGGCGTCGTCCTGTTCACCGCTGCGACCACGGGGCTGCTCGTCTTCCTGGGCGATCTCACGCATCCGCGCTGGTGGCTGCTCGCGGTGATCGTCGCGGTCCTGACCCTCTTGATCGCCTGGGAGCGACGAGCGCCCGATCCGCTCCTCGACGTGCGCCTGCTCGCATCCGAGCCCGCGCTCGCCCGCACCTACCTGCGTCAGCTCCTGGTCGGCCTCGCCGTCTCCACCGCGCTCTACGGGCTCAGCCAATGGAGGGAGGATGCCGCCGGCCTCGACGCGGCCGCCATCGGCGTCATCCTCCTGCCGCTGTCCGTGGTCAGCATCCTGCTCGCCCGGATCGTCTCCGTGCGCGGCTGGGTGCGCGGCTCCCTCGTCGGCGGCGCGCTCGCGGTCATCGCGGCCGGAGGGATGCTATCGCTCCTCCGGTCGGGGATGCCGGGTCTCGTGCCCCTGCTCCTCGGGGTCGCGATCGTCTACGGCGCCGCCAACGGTCTGACGAGCGTCGCGACCCAGACGGCGCTCTACCTGCAGGCTCCCGCGGATCGGATCGGCACGGCGGCGGGTCTGCTGCGCAGCTTCGGTCACATCGGCGCGATCTTCTCGGCCAGCGTCATCTCGGTCACCTTCGGCGCGCAGCCGTCCGACGCCGGTCTGCGCCTGCAGGGATGGGTGGTCGCAGGGCTCGGCGTGGTGCTGTTCCTCCTCGCCCTCGATCGCGGCATCCCGCGCACCGCTCCGAGACGGCAGCGCGGCGACTGAGGAGCGGGCGGTCCGGCGCTGCATGATGTCCGCCGGGGCGGCAGGGGCGACTCCGCGTCCGGGCCCGGACGTCAGGCCGGATCGGCGGTGAGGCTCTGGGTGCCGATGACGGAGAGCATGTCGAGGGCGTCGGCGCTGTCGGTGCCGAGGGCGGGGGTGAACCAGAGCAGCCGCTGGCGTCCGTCCTCGCTGAAGAGGTTGAGGCAGTTCACCTCGAGCAGGCCCAGGACGGGGTGGACGATCCGCTTGCGGTCGTTGCGGCGGAAGGCGACGTCGTGCTCGGCCCACAGCGCGGAGAACTCGGCCGAGGTCGCGAGCAGCTCCGCGATCATCACCGCGGCTTCGGTGTCGCGCGGTCCGCGTGCCGCGGCCGCGGCACGCAGATCGGCGACGAAGGCACGCGACTGCGTCTCGTGGTCTTCTTCGGGGTAGAGACGCCGCGCGTCGTCGTCGGTGAACCAGCGGTAGAGGAAGCTGGCGCGATTGCCCGGGAACCCGGGCTGAGCGCCGAGCAGGGCGACGGCGAGCGGGTTCTGGACGAGGATGACGTGCAGGTCGGTGATGACCTGGGCGGGTGTGGACGGCAGACGGCTGAGCAGGTCGAGCATGCCGGGATGCACGTGGGCGCCAGGACCGGTCTCGGCGGGCACGGGACGGTCGGCGAGATGGAAGAGATAGTCGCGCTCGTCGCGGGTCAGTCTGAGGGCGCGGGCGAGCGCGGAGAGCATCTGCTCCGACGGCTGCGACCCCGCGCCCCGCTCGAGCTCGTTGTAGTAGTCGACGGACGCGCCGGCCAGCTGCGCCACCTCGTCGCGACGAAGCCCCGGAACCCGTCGGCGGGGCCCGGACACGAGCCCGACGTCTCCGGGGCGGATGCGCTCGCGTCGGGATCGCAGGAACACACCCAGCTCACCGTGCTTTGCAGGACTCATGCATCCAGTGTGCTCCTGGGCGGGCCGCCGATACAGGGGACGACATCCCCTGGTTGCGATGCGCGAACAGGGGCATCGTGGCAGACATGACAGACAACGACATCACCACCGCCCCCGCCGGTTCGGCCGCCTCGCGGATCGCCATCGTCACAGGAGGCTCGCGCGGCATCGGCCGCGCCGTCTCGAAACGGCTCGCCGCCGACGGGTTCGCCGTCGTCGTGAACTTTGCGGGCAACGCCGCGGCCGCGGACGAGACCGTCGCGTCGATCTCCGCCGAGGGCGGCACGGCCATCGCGGTCCAGGCGGACGTCGCCGACGAGCACCAGGTCGCCGCGCTGTTCGACCGGACGGAGGAGGAGTTCGGCGGCGTCGACGTCGTGGTCAACTCCGCCGGACGCATGGCGCTCTCGCCGATCGCCGACCTCGACCTGCAGGTGCTCGACGAGCTGCACCGCACGAACATCCGCGGCGCCTTCGTGGTCGCCCAGCAGGCCGCACGCCGCCTGCACGACGGCGGATCCTTCGTCGGCTTCTCCACCACCGTCGTCTCCACCCAGTTCCCCGACTACGGCGCCTACGCGGCCAGCAAGGGCGCGGTCGAGACGATGATCCTCATCCTCGCCCGGGAGCTGCGCGGGCGAGACATCACGGTCAACGCCGTGGCGCCCGGCCCGACCGCGACCGCGCTGTTCCTCGACGGCAAGACCCCGGAGCAGATCGACGCCCTCGCCAAGAACCCGCCCCTGGAACGGCTCGGCACCCCCGAGGACATCTCGAACGTCGTCGCCTTCCTCGCCGGCCCCGACGGGCACTGGGTCAACGGCCAGGTGCTGCGCGCGAACGGCGGCATGGCCCGATGACGGGACGAGACCAGGTCATCGTCGTCACCGGCGCCTCCAGCGGGTTCGGCAGACTGGCGGCGGAGTCCCTCGCCCGCGCCGGACACACCGTGGTCGCGGGCATGCGGGACATCGAGGGCCGCAACGCCCCCAACGCCGCAGCCCTGGCCGGCCTCGCGGCGGCGGACGGCATCGAGCTCGGTGCCGTGGAGCTGGACGTGCAGTCCGGGGAATCGGCGGACGCCGCGATCGCCGAGGTGCTCGCCCGCCACGGTCGGATCGACGTGGTCGTCCACAACGCCGGCCACATGGTCCTCGGCCCTGCCGAGGCGTTCACGCCTGAGCAGCTCGCAGAGTTGTACGACGTCAACGTGATCGGCACCCAGCGCGTCAACCGGGCGGTGCTCCCGCACCTGCGGGCGCGGCGCTCCGGGCTGCTGCTGTGGGTCGGCAGCTCCTCCACACGCGGCGGCCATCCGCCCTTCCTCGCGCCGTACTTCGCCGCCAAGGCCGGAATGGACGCTCTTGCGGAGAGCTACGCGGCCGAGCTGATCCGCTTCGGCATCGACACGACCATCCTCGTCCCCGGCGCCTTCACCTCCGGCACCAACCACTTCGCCCACGCCGGAACCCCAGCCGACACCGACACCGAGGCCGCATACGATGTCGAATACGGGCAGCTGCGATCCGAGATCGACGGACGCCTCGCCGACCTCGAACCGGAGGGCGCCGATGTGCGGGCCGTCGCAGACGAGATCGTCCGCATCGTCGGCCTTCCCGCCGGGCGGCGCCCCTTCCGCTCCCATGTCGATCCGTCGAAGGACGGCAGCGAGGTCGTGTCCGCCGTCGCCGACCGGATACGCGTCGAGTTCTACCGCCGCATCGGGATCACCGACCTGCTCCCCACGCACGCCGCACTCTGACAGGCCGCACCTGCGAGGAAAGGACCGTTCCCGTGCCGTTCGCGAACCTCGAGGCGTCCGCCTGCCCCCTCGCCCCGACTCGTGATCCTCGAAGAGGTCCACGACGGCGGCGGGAGCCTCGGCGGCACCATCCTCGACGAGGACGTGCTCGGACGGAACCGGCCGGGCCCGCTCCGTCCGTCTGCATGCCGGCGGGCGGATAGCTGCGGACCCCCGCACGCGCGGTGGCACGGCGGTCGCAGGATGCAGGAGCCGTCGGGGAGGCTGGACCGTATGACAGAACACCTCGTTCAGTCTGACCAGGAGGTGAGGGATCGATGCCCGTGCCCGAATCGCACACCATCGTCGTCCGCGACGCCGTCGTGCACGTGACGTCGTCACGAACGGTGCGCGGCGACGTCGTGACGACGGACGGAATGCTGTCACGGGTCGGGCCGGCGCAGCGGCCCGACCCGCCGGGCGCCCTCGTGCTCGACGCTCCGGGAGCCTCCGTGGTCCCGCTCCTGGTCGACGGCGCGATCCGCGCACGAGGTGACGACGCCCGCGACCGCGACGAGCTGGCGCCGGGTCGCCCGGCGATCTTCGCCGTGATCCGCGGCGCCGTGCGCGCATCCCGCATCGGCGAGATGCTCATGGTCGATCCGAGGGACATGCTCGCCGTCGTCCTGGAGGACCGCCTGGTGGCCTGGGATGGCGCCGTGGCCGACTCGGACGATCCCGGTCCCGCCTGGACCGGCGCCTGGACGGACGGC
This window of the Microbacterium sp. AB genome carries:
- a CDS encoding Atu4866 domain-containing protein: MPESHTIVVRDAVVHVTSSRTVRGDVVTTDGMLSRVGPAQRPDPPGALVLDAPGASVVPLLVDGAIRARGDDARDRDELAPGRPAIFAVIRGAVRASRIGEMLMVDPRDMLAVVLEDRLVAWDGAVADSDDPGPAWTGAWTDGRRGMTQFLTAHGRYSETRGGRADAYTGRFWAHRDRIAYLDDTGFWAFGEQVDGILHHGGFVLRRA
- a CDS encoding MFS transporter — translated: MTTAGDERRLFGWRFTAPLLLASALNPINSSMLATGLTDIAREFTLAPGAAVTLVSVLYLCSATAQPAVGKLGTVLGPRRVFLGGLVVVMIGGLVGALAGSFPWLLASRALIGIGTSAAFPTSMALVRARADRAGLAAPTRVIGLLSIAAQVALVAGLPLGGLLTSALGWRSLLAMNLPLALIALVAVARGVERDPAIGRHTVREMLTALDATGVVLFTAATTGLLVFLGDLTHPRWWLLAVIVAVLTLLIAWERRAPDPLLDVRLLASEPALARTYLRQLLVGLAVSTALYGLSQWREDAAGLDAAAIGVILLPLSVVSILLARIVSVRGWVRGSLVGGALAVIAAGGMLSLLRSGMPGLVPLLLGVAIVYGAANGLTSVATQTALYLQAPADRIGTAAGLLRSFGHIGAIFSASVISVTFGAQPSDAGLRLQGWVVAGLGVVLFLLALDRGIPRTAPRRQRGD
- a CDS encoding SDR family oxidoreductase, which produces MTDNDITTAPAGSAASRIAIVTGGSRGIGRAVSKRLAADGFAVVVNFAGNAAAADETVASISAEGGTAIAVQADVADEHQVAALFDRTEEEFGGVDVVVNSAGRMALSPIADLDLQVLDELHRTNIRGAFVVAQQAARRLHDGGSFVGFSTTVVSTQFPDYGAYAASKGAVETMILILARELRGRDITVNAVAPGPTATALFLDGKTPEQIDALAKNPPLERLGTPEDISNVVAFLAGPDGHWVNGQVLRANGGMAR
- a CDS encoding SDR family oxidoreductase; translated protein: MTGRDQVIVVTGASSGFGRLAAESLARAGHTVVAGMRDIEGRNAPNAAALAGLAAADGIELGAVELDVQSGESADAAIAEVLARHGRIDVVVHNAGHMVLGPAEAFTPEQLAELYDVNVIGTQRVNRAVLPHLRARRSGLLLWVGSSSTRGGHPPFLAPYFAAKAGMDALAESYAAELIRFGIDTTILVPGAFTSGTNHFAHAGTPADTDTEAAYDVEYGQLRSEIDGRLADLEPEGADVRAVADEIVRIVGLPAGRRPFRSHVDPSKDGSEVVSAVADRIRVEFYRRIGITDLLPTHAAL
- a CDS encoding helix-turn-helix transcriptional regulator, with product MSPAKHGELGVFLRSRRERIRPGDVGLVSGPRRRVPGLRRDEVAQLAGASVDYYNELERGAGSQPSEQMLSALARALRLTRDERDYLFHLADRPVPAETGPGAHVHPGMLDLLSRLPSTPAQVITDLHVILVQNPLAVALLGAQPGFPGNRASFLYRWFTDDDARRLYPEEDHETQSRAFVADLRAAAAARGPRDTEAAVMIAELLATSAEFSALWAEHDVAFRRNDRKRIVHPVLGLLEVNCLNLFSEDGRQRLLWFTPALGTDSADALDMLSVIGTQSLTADPA